The following are from one region of the Dreissena polymorpha isolate Duluth1 chromosome 2, UMN_Dpol_1.0, whole genome shotgun sequence genome:
- the LOC127867906 gene encoding uncharacterized protein LOC127867906 isoform X1 yields the protein MSFIETHSENNSHTPFVAAKDRLICGSIKNEIETSQTCTSHVQFANKFGCLDNCFNCLEVYSKEGKMAAENQNGTDKILIEAKAHCPIHPSSTVSKCKFDEKTFYTDRHSVTEIKLDNFQDCIQISRGDFSESIEHRNMPKTAFSPNCEDNDDKSFQGKCKWSTDKELNENIIDATCKVTDCSCLRLADKVVNSCKEDIATCEEMHTCETNMDGLKLESVVKISTKTNKHENNHSLLHTVVTTSTKSESIHNSNEMEMGDGNFKYMRQLMGKLCVEDFQRTSSFEDHGRETNLTKNSRKESIKTYSRNNHTHDIKCVQHDAAYKACADRSHELPVRHVLVENREEACAQLINTVSEGSLLEACLESHLPEVNITEQTLYTMNLDESGVIIGEKLCVPGKRKVDHNFGPELGNSAECCTSLLEIPDITCATIDCTFFDVANGNLTNPSLHAANLVSDTCQSPQRAVYDTRKSMRHKSNENVEDSLANEIEASNNRCLNMIDTGVNKFANANTQGGLDPDVNFTENSDTATNVTDEITQQRVEILEHLVGKYENKHLSLGCAHQENCISETDRTDINWEVVDVKQCTPSVAVANAVQRLAVPECECSFDDALNSTTDTDDVQCANGNDLIHEHLSGKTLRREGILVANAVDVSFENRSKDDTETHIGNANGEHVQIAVALEDLTTEDIRLQVVNEELSFHMNIHSESNCQQSNCCSNSTNENVEMFDYSIANNVDEIHADIAGICGEVNTYETNTYKLCINGLQNDCSVITNNGPGISTSESFECNISTPIDSLEVQGNVLVTDESVFDRNETTHIPASEMGGLHAYFPDMLEETSVKVTDDYNVLSRQIDVETMNIECESLTVDRNEMTLCAVNSNTFVESPEPLLMIIRIYDGQQVSSLSTTLPNDTFREGPNVSVGSICLDAEIDTDDPIISLSSNSTAPTVDLHPSRNSDILPVVNPSHDHWATTVSYDNPTDEPPMVSLVSQYSGITVNLHPGRNRFLRPVYNVARAAFNDNSTDGPIISLASGITVDLHPGLNRFMRPVDHVEQAPLNDNSTDGPIVSLASVTSQSLPLPSLHIGMGNPTTR from the exons ATGTCATTCATTGAAACTCATTCTGAAAACAACTCGCATACACCTTTCGTAGCGGCAAAGGATCGTCTGATCTGCGGTTCAATTAAAAACGAAATTGAAACAAGCCAAACATGTACAAGCCATGTCCAATTTGCCAACAAATTTGGCTGTCTTGataattgtttcaattgtttGGAGGTGTACAGCAAAGAAGGAAAAATGGCTGCAGAGAATCAAAATGGAACCGACAAAATACTCATCGAAGCTAAAGCTCATTGTCCTATACATCCGTCTTCAACAGTCTCAAAGTGCAAGTTTGATGAAAAAACGTTTTATACAGACCGACATTCGGTGACTGAAATTAAACTGGATAATTTTCAAGACTGTATTCAAATATCTCGCGGCGATTTTTCCGAATCAATAGAACACAGGAATATGCCGAAAacagccttttccccaaattgtGAAGATAACGACGACAAAAGTTTTCAAGGGAAGTGTAAATGGTCGACAGACAAGGAACTGAATGAAAATATTATCGACGCCACGTGTAAAGTAACTGATTGTTCCTGTTTACGTTTAGCCGATAAAGTTGTAAATTCATGTAAAGAAGACATTGCTACCTGCGAAGAAATGCATACATGTGAAACGAATATGGACGGACTTAAACTGGAGTCAGTTGTCAAAatcagtacaaaaacaaataaacatgaaaacaatcaTAGTTTACTTCATACTGTTGTAACAACTTCAACGAAATCCGAGTCAATACACAATTCAAATGAGATGGAAATGGGTGAtggtaattttaaatatatgcgcCAACTAATGGGGAAACTGTGTGTCGAAGACTTTCAGAGAACGTCATCGTTTGAGGATCACGGTCGCGAGACGAATTTAACTAAAAATTCTAGAAAAGAATCAATTAAAACTTACTCACGAAACAATCATACTCATGATATTAAATGTGTACAACACGACGCCGCATACAAAGCATGCGCAGATCGCAGCCATGAGTTACCAGTTCGTCATGTGCTGGTCGAAAACCGAGAGGAGGCATGTGCGCAATTGATCAATACAGTTTCTGAGGGATCTTTGCTTGAAGCATGTTTAGAATCGCATCTGCCAGAAGTGAATATTACCGAACAAACACTTTACACTATGAATTTGGATGAATCTGGGGTGATAATCGGTGAAAAACTATGTGTACCCGGTAAAAGAAAAGTCGATCACAATTTTGGACCTGAACTCGGCAACTCTGCGGAATGTTGTACAAGTCTGCTTGAAATACCCGACATAACGTGTGCAACTATAGATTGTACCTTTTTCGACGTGGCAAATGGTAATCTTACGAACCCAAGTTTACACGCTGCTAATTTAGTGTCCGACACATGCCAAAGTCCACAAAGGGCGGTGTATGACACCCGTAAATCAATGCGTCACAAAAGCAATGAAAACGTTGAAGACTCACTTGCAAATGAGATTGAGGCGAGTAACAATCGGTGTTTAAATATGATTGACACTGGTGTAAATAAATTTGCAAACGCAAATACGCAAGGAGGATTAGATCCTGATGTCAATTTTACAGAAAACAGTGATACTGCTACGAACGTTACTGATGAAATCACTCAACAAAGAGTCGAAATTTTGGAACATCTTGTTGGAAAATATGAGAACAAACACCTGTCTTTGGGATGTGCCCATCAAGAAAATTGTATTTCTGAAACTGACAGAACTGATATAAATTGGGAAGTTGTAGATGTCAAACAATGTACTCCTTCAGTTGCAGTTGCCAATGCGGTTCAAAGATTAGCCGTTCCGGAATGTGAATGTTCTTTTGATGATGCACTTAATTCCACGACTGATACGGACGACGTACAGTGTGCAAATGGAAACGATTTGATTCATGAACACCTCTCTGGAAAAACATTACGGCGGGAAGGAATACTTGTTGCAAATGCAGTTGATGTGTCGTTTGAAAATCGTAGTAAAGATGATACAGAAACCCATATTGGTAATGCGAATGGTGAACATGTCCAAATAGCAGTAGCGCTTGAAGATTTAACCACTGAAGACATTCGTTTGCAAGTCGTAAATGAAGAACTATCTTTTCATATGAATATACATAGTGAAAGCAATTGTCAACAAAGTAATTGTTGTTCCAATTCTACAAATGAAAATGTCGAAATGTTCGACTATTCCATTGCTAATAACGTTGACGAAATTCATGCAGATATCGCTGGTATTTGCGGAGAAGTAAATACATATGAGACTAATACGTATAAACTTTGCATTAATGGTTTACAAAATGATTGCTCGGTTATCACAAATAATGGTCCTGGTATAAGTACGTCGGAAAGTTTTGAATGTAATATTTCAACTCCAATAGATTCTCTTGAGGTACAAGGTAATGTTTTGGTAACAGACGAATCAGTTTTTGACAGAAATGAGACAACGCACATACCTGCGTCTGAAATGGGAGGATTACATGCATATTTTCCCGATATGTTGGAGGAGACGTCTGTTAAAGTGACTGACGATTATAATGTCCTTTCGCGTCAAATCGACGTTGAAACAATGAATATCGAATGCGAATCATTGACTGTCGACCGAAATGAAATGACTTTATGTGCAG tcaacAGCAACACCTTTGTCGAATCACCGGAGCCACTTTTAATGATCATAAGAATTTATGACGGCCAACAAGTGTCATCTCTATCAACCACATTACCAAACGACACCTTTCGGGAAGGACCAAACGTATCGGTTGGGTCAATATGTTTAG ACGCCGAAATTGATACCGATGATCCAATAATTTCCCTATCCTCAAATTCGACGGCTCCAA CGGTCGATCTTCACCCAAGTCGTAACAGTGATATACTTCCAGTTG TAAATCCCAGTCATGACCATTGGGCGACGACCGTTTCCTATGACAATCCCACTGATGAACCACCAATGGTTTCGTTGGTATCACAATATTCAG GTATAACGGTCAACTTGCATCCCGGTCGAAATCGATTCTTGCGTCCAGTCT ATAATGTGGCACGGGCAGCGTTTAATGACAACTCAACTGATGGACCGATAATTTCTCTGGCATCAG GTATAACGGTAGACTTGCATCCCGGTTTGAATAGATTCATGCGTCCAGTCG ATCATGTGGAACAAGCACCGTTAAATGACAACTCAACTGATGGACCGATAGTATCTTTGGCATCAG TGACGTCCCAGTCGTTGCCTCTTCCGAGCTTACATATCGGCAT GGGAAACCCCACTACCCGATAA
- the LOC127867906 gene encoding uncharacterized protein LOC127867906 isoform X2 has translation MSFIETHSENNSHTPFVAAKDRLICGSIKNEIETSQTCTSHVQFANKFGCLDNCFNCLEVYSKEGKMAAENQNGTDKILIEAKAHCPIHPSSTVSKCKFDEKTFYTDRHSVTEIKLDNFQDCIQISRGDFSESIEHRNMPKTAFSPNCEDNDDKSFQGKCKWSTDKELNENIIDATCKVTDCSCLRLADKVVNSCKEDIATCEEMHTCETNMDGLKLESVVKISTKTNKHENNHSLLHTVVTTSTKSESIHNSNEMEMGDGNFKYMRQLMGKLCVEDFQRTSSFEDHGRETNLTKNSRKESIKTYSRNNHTHDIKCVQHDAAYKACADRSHELPVRHVLVENREEACAQLINTVSEGSLLEACLESHLPEVNITEQTLYTMNLDESGVIIGEKLCVPGKRKVDHNFGPELGNSAECCTSLLEIPDITCATIDCTFFDVANGNLTNPSLHAANLVSDTCQSPQRAVYDTRKSMRHKSNENVEDSLANEIEASNNRCLNMIDTGVNKFANANTQGGLDPDVNFTENSDTATNVTDEITQQRVEILEHLVGKYENKHLSLGCAHQENCISETDRTDINWEVVDVKQCTPSVAVANAVQRLAVPECECSFDDALNSTTDTDDVQCANGNDLIHEHLSGKTLRREGILVANAVDVSFENRSKDDTETHIGNANGEHVQIAVALEDLTTEDIRLQVVNEELSFHMNIHSESNCQQSNCCSNSTNENVEMFDYSIANNVDEIHADIAGICGEVNTYETNTYKLCINGLQNDCSVITNNGPGISTSESFECNISTPIDSLEVQGNVLVTDESVFDRNETTHIPASEMGGLHAYFPDMLEETSVKVTDDYNVLSRQIDVETMNIECESLTVDRNEMTLCADAEIDTDDPIISLSSNSTAPTVDLHPSRNSDILPVVNPSHDHWATTVSYDNPTDEPPMVSLVSQYSGITVNLHPGRNRFLRPVYNVARAAFNDNSTDGPIISLASGITVDLHPGLNRFMRPVDHVEQAPLNDNSTDGPIVSLASVTSQSLPLPSLHIGMGNPTTR, from the exons ATGTCATTCATTGAAACTCATTCTGAAAACAACTCGCATACACCTTTCGTAGCGGCAAAGGATCGTCTGATCTGCGGTTCAATTAAAAACGAAATTGAAACAAGCCAAACATGTACAAGCCATGTCCAATTTGCCAACAAATTTGGCTGTCTTGataattgtttcaattgtttGGAGGTGTACAGCAAAGAAGGAAAAATGGCTGCAGAGAATCAAAATGGAACCGACAAAATACTCATCGAAGCTAAAGCTCATTGTCCTATACATCCGTCTTCAACAGTCTCAAAGTGCAAGTTTGATGAAAAAACGTTTTATACAGACCGACATTCGGTGACTGAAATTAAACTGGATAATTTTCAAGACTGTATTCAAATATCTCGCGGCGATTTTTCCGAATCAATAGAACACAGGAATATGCCGAAAacagccttttccccaaattgtGAAGATAACGACGACAAAAGTTTTCAAGGGAAGTGTAAATGGTCGACAGACAAGGAACTGAATGAAAATATTATCGACGCCACGTGTAAAGTAACTGATTGTTCCTGTTTACGTTTAGCCGATAAAGTTGTAAATTCATGTAAAGAAGACATTGCTACCTGCGAAGAAATGCATACATGTGAAACGAATATGGACGGACTTAAACTGGAGTCAGTTGTCAAAatcagtacaaaaacaaataaacatgaaaacaatcaTAGTTTACTTCATACTGTTGTAACAACTTCAACGAAATCCGAGTCAATACACAATTCAAATGAGATGGAAATGGGTGAtggtaattttaaatatatgcgcCAACTAATGGGGAAACTGTGTGTCGAAGACTTTCAGAGAACGTCATCGTTTGAGGATCACGGTCGCGAGACGAATTTAACTAAAAATTCTAGAAAAGAATCAATTAAAACTTACTCACGAAACAATCATACTCATGATATTAAATGTGTACAACACGACGCCGCATACAAAGCATGCGCAGATCGCAGCCATGAGTTACCAGTTCGTCATGTGCTGGTCGAAAACCGAGAGGAGGCATGTGCGCAATTGATCAATACAGTTTCTGAGGGATCTTTGCTTGAAGCATGTTTAGAATCGCATCTGCCAGAAGTGAATATTACCGAACAAACACTTTACACTATGAATTTGGATGAATCTGGGGTGATAATCGGTGAAAAACTATGTGTACCCGGTAAAAGAAAAGTCGATCACAATTTTGGACCTGAACTCGGCAACTCTGCGGAATGTTGTACAAGTCTGCTTGAAATACCCGACATAACGTGTGCAACTATAGATTGTACCTTTTTCGACGTGGCAAATGGTAATCTTACGAACCCAAGTTTACACGCTGCTAATTTAGTGTCCGACACATGCCAAAGTCCACAAAGGGCGGTGTATGACACCCGTAAATCAATGCGTCACAAAAGCAATGAAAACGTTGAAGACTCACTTGCAAATGAGATTGAGGCGAGTAACAATCGGTGTTTAAATATGATTGACACTGGTGTAAATAAATTTGCAAACGCAAATACGCAAGGAGGATTAGATCCTGATGTCAATTTTACAGAAAACAGTGATACTGCTACGAACGTTACTGATGAAATCACTCAACAAAGAGTCGAAATTTTGGAACATCTTGTTGGAAAATATGAGAACAAACACCTGTCTTTGGGATGTGCCCATCAAGAAAATTGTATTTCTGAAACTGACAGAACTGATATAAATTGGGAAGTTGTAGATGTCAAACAATGTACTCCTTCAGTTGCAGTTGCCAATGCGGTTCAAAGATTAGCCGTTCCGGAATGTGAATGTTCTTTTGATGATGCACTTAATTCCACGACTGATACGGACGACGTACAGTGTGCAAATGGAAACGATTTGATTCATGAACACCTCTCTGGAAAAACATTACGGCGGGAAGGAATACTTGTTGCAAATGCAGTTGATGTGTCGTTTGAAAATCGTAGTAAAGATGATACAGAAACCCATATTGGTAATGCGAATGGTGAACATGTCCAAATAGCAGTAGCGCTTGAAGATTTAACCACTGAAGACATTCGTTTGCAAGTCGTAAATGAAGAACTATCTTTTCATATGAATATACATAGTGAAAGCAATTGTCAACAAAGTAATTGTTGTTCCAATTCTACAAATGAAAATGTCGAAATGTTCGACTATTCCATTGCTAATAACGTTGACGAAATTCATGCAGATATCGCTGGTATTTGCGGAGAAGTAAATACATATGAGACTAATACGTATAAACTTTGCATTAATGGTTTACAAAATGATTGCTCGGTTATCACAAATAATGGTCCTGGTATAAGTACGTCGGAAAGTTTTGAATGTAATATTTCAACTCCAATAGATTCTCTTGAGGTACAAGGTAATGTTTTGGTAACAGACGAATCAGTTTTTGACAGAAATGAGACAACGCACATACCTGCGTCTGAAATGGGAGGATTACATGCATATTTTCCCGATATGTTGGAGGAGACGTCTGTTAAAGTGACTGACGATTATAATGTCCTTTCGCGTCAAATCGACGTTGAAACAATGAATATCGAATGCGAATCATTGACTGTCGACCGAAATGAAATGACTTTATGTGCAG ACGCCGAAATTGATACCGATGATCCAATAATTTCCCTATCCTCAAATTCGACGGCTCCAA CGGTCGATCTTCACCCAAGTCGTAACAGTGATATACTTCCAGTTG TAAATCCCAGTCATGACCATTGGGCGACGACCGTTTCCTATGACAATCCCACTGATGAACCACCAATGGTTTCGTTGGTATCACAATATTCAG GTATAACGGTCAACTTGCATCCCGGTCGAAATCGATTCTTGCGTCCAGTCT ATAATGTGGCACGGGCAGCGTTTAATGACAACTCAACTGATGGACCGATAATTTCTCTGGCATCAG GTATAACGGTAGACTTGCATCCCGGTTTGAATAGATTCATGCGTCCAGTCG ATCATGTGGAACAAGCACCGTTAAATGACAACTCAACTGATGGACCGATAGTATCTTTGGCATCAG TGACGTCCCAGTCGTTGCCTCTTCCGAGCTTACATATCGGCAT GGGAAACCCCACTACCCGATAA